The Corynebacterium vitaeruminis DSM 20294 genome window below encodes:
- a CDS encoding inorganic diphosphatase, translated as MSIEVTIEIPKGSRNKYEVDHETGKVYLDRYLFTPMAYPLDYGFIDHTLGEDGDPLDALVILPEPVFPGVIVKARPLGVFKMTDEAGGDDKLLCVIDDVRWNHLQDIADVSDFLKDEIEHFFVHYKDLEPNKEVTGSGWGDKAEAEKIHAEAIARFQG; from the coding sequence ATGAGCATTGAGGTCACCATCGAGATCCCGAAGGGCTCCCGCAACAAGTACGAGGTCGACCACGAGACCGGCAAAGTCTACCTCGACCGCTACCTGTTCACCCCGATGGCTTACCCGCTCGACTACGGCTTCATTGACCACACCCTCGGCGAGGACGGCGACCCGCTGGACGCCCTCGTCATCCTCCCGGAGCCGGTGTTCCCGGGCGTGATCGTCAAGGCCCGCCCGCTCGGCGTGTTCAAGATGACCGACGAGGCCGGCGGCGACGACAAGCTCCTCTGCGTCATCGACGACGTCCGCTGGAACCACCTGCAGGACATCGCGGACGTCTCCGACTTCCTCAAGGACGAGATCGAGCACTTCTTCGTTCACTACAAGGACCTCGAGCCGAACAAGGAAGTCACCGGCTCCGGCTGGGGCGACAAGGCCGAGGCCGAGAAGATCCACGCCGAGGCTATCGCTCGCTTCCAGGGCTAG
- a CDS encoding endonuclease domain-containing protein: MSSALLWNLWVLGTPKKVELNYVGSVKPPGKSTRRDYQHYRSAFLPEESVITVGGARMTSLPRTLIDVTRFHGVTAGVVAMDSLRASLPRFDRKALEKLLLDGQSYRGKPKVREAIALSTGKSESPLESRARVALLTAKVKGLETLEFQKEITVAPHLFRADFLINGWLVVEVDGRAKYDGATFSQSAEQAIREEREREVHLSRQGFRVLRVHDEDIDNPARLVALVERELSSLASPKPARPA; this comes from the coding sequence TTGAGCAGCGCACTCCTGTGGAACCTATGGGTGCTGGGCACTCCCAAGAAGGTTGAGCTGAACTACGTCGGCAGCGTGAAGCCCCCAGGGAAAAGCACACGGCGCGATTATCAGCACTACCGCAGCGCCTTCCTCCCGGAGGAATCAGTGATCACCGTGGGCGGCGCTCGGATGACCTCGCTGCCCCGCACGCTCATCGACGTCACGAGGTTCCACGGCGTGACCGCGGGAGTCGTGGCCATGGACTCGTTGCGGGCAAGCCTGCCGCGCTTCGACCGCAAGGCCCTAGAGAAACTCCTCCTCGACGGCCAGTCCTACCGCGGAAAACCCAAGGTCCGCGAGGCGATCGCGCTGTCGACGGGGAAGTCGGAAAGCCCGCTCGAGTCGCGGGCGCGCGTGGCACTGCTCACAGCCAAGGTCAAGGGCCTAGAAACCCTAGAGTTCCAGAAGGAGATCACCGTCGCCCCGCACCTGTTCCGCGCGGACTTCCTTATCAACGGCTGGCTCGTCGTCGAGGTCGACGGCAGGGCGAAGTACGACGGCGCCACCTTCTCGCAAAGCGCCGAGCAGGCCATCCGCGAGGAGCGCGAGCGCGAGGTCCACCTCTCGAGGCAGGGGTTTCGCGTGCTACGCGTCCACGACGAGGACATCGACAACCCCGCGCGGCTGGTCGCCCTCGTGGAGCGCGAACTCAGCTCGCTAGCATCCCCGAAACCAGCCCGACCAGCGTGA
- a CDS encoding subtype A tannase yields the protein MTTLINRRNFLFGSAVVAGAGALAACSSNSSSSGTSAAGTTSASNNATELSMDGKGWSYDETNNAYYILGLTYCSKPQATDYETLSLIVPGASVDATDNGDGTYSLKPKQTTAAVVMPLNTPGYAAQAPMTEYSWDTVSEYIEAGLVYAHAGMRGRDSMSDSYVGNAPWGVTDLKAAVRFIRLNAEFIPADTSKVYTFGHSGGGAQSAVMGASGDSDLYTPYLETIGAAMTGANGEKLSDAIAGAMCWCPITSLDFANLAYEWQMGQFATTGTRADGTWTKAYSNDLAKAFGDYLNGLGLEDGGKRMSLEQSGDGYFLAGSYYDKIVAVVEKSLNDFLSVTTFPYTPSNTTMAGMSVGVGGTGAAAQSGSSSGASPSDAAGAGAAGASGAMPSGGGAPAGMGQQEEDTTTYNTVEEYFAKLNESETWAIYDSATNTAKVDNLRGFINSQKNATKDVGALDGVSRGQTENTVMGIGASDPLHFSEPSRDVIEKADYSSYSDWSSDYGADGYDSDFAKKDAVGIDVTTRQDMYNPMYYINKTYPGFGESTVAPRWRIRTGIKQGDTATPVELNIALALTQMGISDVDFGTIWGLGHTMAELEGDASTNFIKWVQG from the coding sequence ATGACCACTCTCATCAACCGCAGAAATTTCCTTTTTGGTTCGGCCGTCGTCGCCGGGGCGGGGGCGCTGGCGGCGTGTTCGTCCAACTCCTCGTCCTCGGGGACCTCCGCCGCAGGCACGACGTCGGCAAGCAATAATGCAACCGAGCTCTCCATGGACGGCAAGGGCTGGTCCTACGACGAGACCAATAACGCCTACTACATCTTGGGGCTCACGTACTGCTCCAAGCCGCAGGCGACCGACTATGAGACGCTGTCGCTCATCGTGCCGGGCGCGAGCGTGGACGCCACCGACAATGGTGACGGCACCTACTCGCTGAAGCCGAAGCAGACGACCGCCGCCGTGGTCATGCCGTTGAACACTCCTGGTTACGCGGCGCAGGCGCCGATGACCGAGTACTCCTGGGACACGGTGTCGGAGTACATCGAGGCCGGGCTCGTGTACGCGCACGCGGGCATGCGCGGTAGGGACTCCATGTCCGATTCCTACGTGGGCAACGCGCCGTGGGGCGTTACCGACCTCAAGGCGGCGGTGCGGTTCATCCGCCTCAACGCCGAGTTCATCCCCGCCGACACCTCGAAGGTTTACACCTTCGGCCACTCCGGCGGCGGCGCGCAGTCGGCGGTCATGGGCGCCTCCGGCGACTCTGACCTGTACACGCCGTACCTCGAGACCATCGGCGCGGCCATGACCGGCGCGAACGGCGAGAAGCTTTCCGACGCCATCGCCGGCGCCATGTGCTGGTGCCCGATCACCAGCCTGGACTTTGCCAACCTCGCCTACGAGTGGCAGATGGGGCAGTTTGCCACCACCGGCACGCGTGCCGACGGAACCTGGACCAAGGCCTACTCCAACGACCTGGCCAAGGCCTTCGGCGACTACCTCAACGGGCTCGGACTCGAGGACGGCGGGAAGCGGATGTCCCTTGAGCAGTCCGGCGACGGCTACTTCCTCGCGGGCAGCTACTACGACAAGATCGTCGCCGTGGTGGAGAAGTCGCTCAACGACTTCCTGTCCGTGACCACGTTCCCGTACACGCCGTCGAACACGACGATGGCGGGCATGAGCGTCGGGGTCGGCGGGACTGGTGCTGCGGCGCAGAGCGGTTCCTCCTCGGGTGCCTCGCCGTCTGACGCGGCTGGCGCAGGTGCTGCCGGGGCGTCGGGCGCGATGCCGTCCGGGGGCGGTGCCCCCGCCGGCATGGGACAGCAGGAGGAAGACACGACCACCTACAACACGGTCGAGGAGTATTTCGCCAAGCTCAACGAGTCCGAGACCTGGGCCATCTACGACTCCGCCACCAACACGGCGAAGGTGGATAACCTGCGCGGATTCATCAACAGCCAGAAGAACGCCACCAAGGATGTCGGCGCGCTCGACGGCGTCTCCCGCGGCCAGACCGAGAACACCGTGATGGGCATCGGCGCCTCCGACCCGCTGCACTTCTCCGAGCCGTCGCGCGACGTCATCGAGAAGGCCGACTACTCCAGCTACTCCGACTGGTCCAGCGACTACGGCGCCGACGGCTACGACTCCGACTTCGCCAAGAAGGACGCGGTGGGCATCGACGTGACCACCCGCCAGGACATGTACAACCCGATGTACTACATCAACAAGACCTACCCGGGCTTCGGCGAGTCGACCGTCGCCCCGCGGTGGCGCATCCGCACCGGCATCAAGCAGGGCGACACGGCCACCCCGGTCGAGCTCAACATTGCGCTCGCGCTGACGCAGATGGGTATCTCGGACGTGGACTTCGGCACCATCTGGGGCCTCGGCCACACGATGGCGGAGCTCGAAGGCGACGCCTCCACCAACTTCATCAAGTGGGTCCAGGGCTAA
- a CDS encoding rhodanese-like domain-containing protein has protein sequence MREVTVTEVPENAQLIDVREVDEFAAVRARGAKNIPLSEFVSRVGEIDDEQDIYVICKAGGRSAKACEYLATRDIDAINVAGGTDGWVAAGLPTES, from the coding sequence ATGAGAGAAGTCACCGTCACCGAAGTCCCCGAGAACGCCCAGCTTATCGACGTCCGCGAGGTCGATGAGTTCGCCGCCGTCCGCGCCCGCGGCGCCAAGAACATCCCGCTGTCCGAGTTCGTCTCCCGCGTCGGCGAGATCGACGACGAGCAGGACATCTACGTCATCTGCAAGGCCGGCGGCCGCAGCGCCAAGGCCTGCGAGTACCTCGCCACCCGCGACATCGACGCCATCAACGTCGCTGGCGGCACCGACGGCTGGGTCGCAGCTGGCCTGCCGACCGAGAGCTAG
- a CDS encoding lipase family protein gives MRRTLFALLAACAALAPTSANALQIVPNTDPGGFYSTVPAPSSEAPGAVLSVQDVPAGVLDGVVEAKRFSYASTHPTGRTVPVTGIIMVPSAPWTGPGGRPVALFAPGTQGAGDACAPSKLIGYGTEYEELPVSVLLQRGFAVAMTDYQGIGTLGAHTYMNRFAQGAAVLDMGRAITQLGIPGIDASTRQVTWEYSQGGGASAAAAEMHASYAPDVNLVAGFGGGVPADLLTTARSLEGSPLIGAVGYAVTGLYEVHPELQQMVESTLNDAGVAWLHQGGSDCIFETFATMPVPDSSIYTRSGQRITDVLAEEQFRPYFEEQRLGTVAPDIPMFIMQGTNDDIIPAAQAREMVAGWRERGAAVDYQEDPAPLLVRMQGHVGPLASSFEPAFAWVMGQLAEG, from the coding sequence ATGCGCCGAACCCTCTTCGCCCTCCTCGCCGCCTGCGCGGCGCTGGCCCCCACCAGCGCGAACGCGCTGCAGATCGTCCCCAACACGGACCCGGGCGGGTTCTATTCCACGGTCCCCGCTCCCAGCAGCGAGGCCCCCGGCGCGGTGCTGAGCGTCCAGGACGTGCCAGCCGGGGTGCTGGACGGCGTCGTGGAGGCCAAGCGCTTCTCCTACGCGTCGACCCACCCGACCGGCCGAACGGTGCCGGTCACGGGCATCATCATGGTGCCGTCCGCGCCATGGACCGGCCCCGGCGGGCGCCCGGTCGCGCTGTTCGCCCCCGGTACCCAGGGCGCGGGCGACGCGTGTGCCCCGTCGAAGCTCATCGGCTACGGCACCGAGTACGAGGAGCTGCCTGTCTCCGTCCTTTTGCAGCGCGGCTTCGCGGTGGCCATGACGGACTACCAGGGCATCGGCACGCTCGGCGCGCACACCTACATGAACCGCTTCGCGCAGGGCGCGGCGGTGCTTGACATGGGCCGCGCCATTACCCAGCTGGGGATCCCGGGCATCGACGCCTCGACCCGCCAGGTCACCTGGGAATACTCGCAGGGCGGCGGGGCGTCCGCGGCCGCGGCGGAGATGCACGCGAGCTACGCGCCGGACGTCAACCTAGTCGCGGGGTTCGGGGGCGGCGTCCCGGCCGACCTGCTCACCACGGCGCGGTCGCTGGAGGGCTCGCCGCTCATCGGCGCGGTTGGCTACGCCGTCACGGGGCTCTACGAGGTGCACCCCGAGCTGCAGCAGATGGTAGAGAGCACGCTTAACGACGCTGGCGTGGCGTGGCTCCATCAAGGCGGGAGCGACTGCATCTTCGAGACCTTCGCCACCATGCCCGTCCCAGACTCGAGCATCTACACCCGCTCCGGGCAGCGGATCACGGACGTCCTCGCCGAGGAGCAGTTCCGCCCCTACTTCGAGGAGCAGCGCCTGGGAACCGTTGCGCCGGACATCCCGATGTTCATCATGCAGGGCACCAACGACGACATCATCCCGGCCGCCCAGGCGCGGGAGATGGTGGCGGGCTGGCGCGAGCGCGGCGCGGCCGTGGACTACCAGGAGGACCCGGCGCCGCTCCTCGTGCGCATGCAGGGGCACGTAGGTCCGCTGGCGTCGTCCTTCGAGCCCGCTTTCGCGTGGGTCATGGGGCAACTCGCCGAAGGCTAG
- a CDS encoding MarR family winged helix-turn-helix transcriptional regulator, which produces MTFPTFPADLLESPSFQLERLRRRTRDEVEAALGQRGLTLREYWVLTCLTTSHASSQSALCEVLAIDASDMVRLIDSLENRQWVKRERDPKDRRRQIVTSTKKGRNNQKNLLVLVREAEDRALDESTSKQLKHLRKLAQSIIGAPVENTENTATTAPAETTGTPEENTPA; this is translated from the coding sequence ATGACATTTCCCACCTTTCCCGCAGACCTGCTCGAGTCGCCGTCGTTCCAGCTCGAGAGACTGCGCCGACGCACCCGCGACGAGGTCGAGGCGGCGCTGGGCCAGAGGGGGCTCACGCTGCGCGAGTACTGGGTGCTCACGTGCCTGACCACCAGCCACGCGTCGAGCCAGTCGGCGCTGTGCGAGGTGCTGGCCATCGACGCCTCCGACATGGTGCGGCTCATCGATTCGCTGGAGAACAGGCAGTGGGTCAAGCGCGAGCGCGACCCCAAGGACCGCCGCCGACAGATCGTCACCTCGACGAAGAAGGGCCGCAACAACCAAAAGAACCTGCTCGTACTCGTCCGCGAGGCCGAGGACCGCGCCCTCGACGAGTCCACCTCCAAGCAGCTCAAGCACCTGCGCAAGCTCGCGCAGTCGATCATCGGGGCGCCTGTTGAGAACACTGAGAATACTGCGACCACAGCGCCCGCAGAGACCACAGGCACCCCTGAGGAAAACACGCCCGCCTAG
- a CDS encoding Pls/PosA family non-ribosomal peptide synthetase — MRMSSYPSQYLRGSHAPAPRTLYDILLATAREHPEAAAIDDGTVITYSELIDEVNNLAAFLHKQGIKRGDRIGVRMPSGRKELYIAILATIAAGAAYVPVDADDPDERAEMVFGEAAINGVFTAAGFQMLRPTPGGDTRTPRLDNHAWIIFTSGSTGKPKGVAVSHRNAAAFVDAEAQMFLVDSPGGPLGPEDRVLAGLSVAFDASCEEMWLAWGHGACLVPAPRSLVRSGMDLGPWLIRRDITVVSTVPTLAGMWPAEALDNIRLLIVGGEACSAELVEKLSTPDREVWNTYGPTEATVVACGTQLYPGKDVSIGLPLQGWDLVVVDAEGNPVQVGEVGELIIGGVGLARYLDPEKDREKYAPMPSLGWARAYRSGDHVRLEEDGLYFVGRIDDQVKIGGRRIELGEVDANLAALPNVRQSTVVVQEAAGQKVLVGYVSLEDERAGFDQDDAHARLVDTMPAALVPRICVMEDLPVTTSGKVDKKALPWPLPGTTVEAEGLRPTENWLATLWVDVLGASVADVDADFFTLGGTSLAAATLVGRIRERVPTVSVRDLYDHPRLGALAERVEAIAEESGFELAFDDASDADGADGAAHRERKDLRAVRPVGAGTRIAQALIQVPIMTLQATNWLACLLLINNVAAAVGVTWAKAVPWWLVIAALLVFSTPLGRLPIGGFGARALTAGIVPGDYPRGGSTHLRIWAAERLSDASGARAISGATWVNYYARALGVKIGRGVDLHSLPPVTGLLTLGKHSSIEPEVDLSGYWVDGDVVHVGRVEVGNNARVGARSTLLPGTVIGADAHIEAGSTVTGDKHVKAGARWSGSPAHKVGRSKHRFPDMHPARRSRWVPIYGLSSLLLALLPLVALALGGAAMVAATHALGGNPFLGMLVFSPAGALVAFGSYMVLIWVMVRLLSIGVKPGVNPVRSAAGWRVWLIERLMDDARGHLFPLYASQLTPVWLRSLGAKIGKDVEISTAVMVPRLVEVRDGAFLADDTLIGGYELGGGWMLSGETRIGKRSFVGNSGIAGPERKLGKNSLVAVLSSTPKKAKAGSNWWGSPPERMRRVEVTASEGEQRTYNPSARVKRLRGYVETLRLLAPMTSAVLATAFMGALQWLYLNFGILVAWLLGGLVLMALGVVAMAITIVVKWLCVGRHTTADHPLWSWFVWLNELQDTFVEVVAAPWFLLPNLGTGSLNNALRLLGARIGRGAWIDSYWFPETDLCRVGKAATVGPGCVVQTHLFQDRVMSLDAVTLADGATLAAHSVALPAAYIGESATVAPGSLVMRGDQVPAGTRWQGNPIEPMQA, encoded by the coding sequence ATGCGCATGTCTTCCTACCCCTCCCAGTACCTGCGCGGCAGCCATGCACCCGCGCCCCGCACGCTCTACGACATACTCCTTGCCACCGCGCGCGAGCACCCCGAGGCCGCCGCCATCGACGACGGCACCGTCATCACCTACTCCGAGCTCATCGACGAGGTCAACAACCTCGCCGCCTTCCTGCACAAGCAGGGCATCAAGCGCGGCGACCGCATCGGCGTGCGCATGCCCAGCGGGCGCAAGGAGCTCTACATCGCGATCCTGGCCACCATCGCCGCGGGCGCCGCCTACGTGCCCGTCGACGCCGACGACCCCGACGAGCGCGCCGAGATGGTCTTCGGCGAGGCCGCGATCAACGGCGTCTTTACTGCCGCCGGGTTCCAGATGCTTCGGCCCACCCCGGGCGGCGACACGCGCACGCCGCGGCTGGACAATCACGCCTGGATCATCTTCACCTCGGGTTCGACGGGCAAGCCCAAGGGCGTTGCCGTCTCCCACCGCAACGCCGCCGCCTTCGTCGACGCCGAGGCGCAGATGTTCCTCGTCGACTCCCCCGGTGGCCCGCTCGGCCCCGAGGACCGCGTGCTCGCCGGGCTGTCCGTCGCCTTCGACGCCTCCTGCGAGGAGATGTGGCTGGCCTGGGGCCACGGCGCCTGCCTCGTGCCCGCCCCGCGCTCGCTCGTGCGCTCCGGCATGGACCTGGGCCCCTGGCTCATCCGCCGCGACATCACCGTCGTATCCACCGTCCCCACGCTGGCCGGCATGTGGCCGGCGGAGGCGCTGGACAATATCCGCCTGCTCATCGTCGGCGGCGAGGCCTGCTCGGCGGAGCTGGTGGAGAAGCTTTCCACCCCGGACCGCGAGGTGTGGAACACCTACGGCCCCACCGAGGCCACCGTCGTGGCCTGCGGCACGCAGCTCTACCCCGGCAAGGACGTCTCCATCGGACTGCCGCTTCAGGGCTGGGACCTCGTGGTCGTCGACGCCGAGGGCAACCCGGTGCAGGTCGGCGAGGTCGGCGAGCTCATCATCGGCGGCGTGGGCCTTGCCCGCTACCTCGACCCGGAAAAGGACCGGGAGAAGTACGCGCCGATGCCCTCGCTCGGCTGGGCGCGCGCCTACCGCTCCGGCGACCACGTGCGCCTTGAGGAGGACGGCCTCTACTTCGTCGGCCGCATCGACGACCAGGTCAAGATCGGCGGGCGCCGCATCGAGCTGGGCGAGGTCGACGCGAACCTCGCCGCGCTGCCCAACGTGCGCCAGTCCACCGTCGTGGTCCAGGAGGCCGCGGGGCAAAAGGTGCTGGTCGGCTACGTCTCCCTCGAGGACGAGCGGGCGGGCTTCGACCAGGACGACGCTCACGCGCGCCTGGTCGACACCATGCCTGCGGCCCTCGTCCCGCGCATCTGCGTGATGGAGGACCTGCCGGTGACCACCTCCGGCAAGGTGGACAAGAAGGCCCTGCCCTGGCCGCTGCCTGGCACCACCGTCGAGGCGGAGGGGCTTCGCCCCACGGAGAACTGGCTGGCCACCCTGTGGGTCGACGTGCTCGGCGCCTCGGTGGCGGACGTCGACGCGGACTTCTTCACCTTGGGCGGCACCTCGCTGGCCGCGGCCACGCTGGTCGGCCGCATCCGCGAGCGCGTGCCCACCGTCTCCGTCCGCGACCTCTATGACCACCCGCGCCTCGGCGCCCTGGCCGAGCGCGTGGAGGCCATCGCCGAGGAGTCCGGCTTCGAGCTCGCCTTCGACGACGCCAGCGATGCCGACGGGGCCGACGGAGCCGCCCACCGGGAAAGGAAGGACCTGCGCGCGGTCAGGCCCGTGGGGGCCGGCACCCGCATTGCCCAGGCGCTCATCCAGGTCCCGATCATGACGCTGCAGGCCACCAACTGGCTGGCCTGCCTGCTGCTCATCAACAACGTCGCGGCCGCCGTCGGGGTGACCTGGGCGAAGGCGGTCCCGTGGTGGCTGGTCATCGCCGCGCTTCTCGTGTTCTCCACCCCGCTCGGCCGCCTGCCCATCGGCGGCTTCGGAGCGCGCGCCCTCACTGCCGGCATCGTCCCCGGCGACTACCCGCGCGGCGGCAGCACGCACCTGCGCATCTGGGCCGCGGAGCGGCTTTCCGACGCCTCCGGTGCCCGCGCCATCTCCGGCGCGACCTGGGTGAACTACTACGCCCGCGCGCTCGGGGTGAAGATCGGCCGCGGGGTCGACCTGCACTCCCTGCCGCCGGTCACCGGCCTGCTCACCCTGGGCAAGCACTCCTCCATCGAGCCCGAGGTGGACCTGTCCGGCTACTGGGTCGACGGCGACGTCGTGCACGTGGGCCGCGTCGAGGTGGGCAACAACGCCCGCGTCGGCGCGCGCTCCACCCTCCTGCCGGGCACCGTCATCGGCGCCGACGCCCACATCGAGGCGGGCTCCACCGTCACCGGCGACAAGCACGTCAAGGCGGGCGCGCGCTGGTCGGGCTCGCCCGCCCACAAGGTGGGCCGCTCCAAGCACCGCTTCCCGGACATGCACCCAGCGCGGCGCTCCCGGTGGGTGCCCATCTACGGACTGTCCTCGCTGCTGCTCGCACTCCTGCCGCTGGTGGCGCTCGCGCTCGGCGGGGCGGCGATGGTGGCGGCCACCCACGCCCTCGGCGGCAATCCCTTCCTGGGCATGCTGGTCTTCTCCCCGGCGGGCGCGCTCGTGGCCTTCGGCTCCTACATGGTCCTCATCTGGGTCATGGTTCGTTTGCTCTCCATCGGCGTCAAACCCGGCGTGAACCCCGTGCGCTCGGCGGCGGGCTGGCGCGTCTGGCTCATCGAGCGCCTCATGGACGACGCTCGCGGCCACCTCTTCCCGCTCTACGCCTCCCAGCTCACCCCGGTGTGGCTGCGCAGCCTAGGCGCGAAGATCGGCAAGGACGTGGAGATCTCCACCGCGGTCATGGTGCCCCGGCTCGTGGAGGTGCGCGACGGCGCCTTCCTCGCCGACGACACCCTCATCGGCGGCTACGAGCTCGGCGGCGGCTGGATGCTCTCGGGCGAGACCCGCATCGGCAAGCGCTCGTTTGTGGGCAACTCCGGCATCGCGGGGCCCGAGCGCAAGCTGGGCAAGAACTCGCTGGTGGCGGTGCTATCGTCCACCCCGAAGAAGGCGAAGGCGGGCTCCAACTGGTGGGGCTCCCCGCCGGAGCGCATGCGCCGCGTGGAGGTCACCGCCAGCGAGGGCGAGCAGCGCACCTACAACCCGAGCGCGCGCGTCAAGCGCCTGCGCGGCTACGTGGAGACCCTCCGCCTGCTCGCCCCCATGACCTCCGCGGTGCTGGCCACCGCGTTCATGGGCGCGCTCCAGTGGCTCTACCTGAACTTCGGGATCCTCGTCGCCTGGCTGCTCGGCGGGCTGGTGCTCATGGCGCTCGGCGTGGTCGCGATGGCGATCACCATCGTGGTCAAGTGGCTGTGCGTCGGCCGCCACACGACCGCCGACCACCCCTTGTGGAGCTGGTTCGTCTGGCTCAACGAGTTGCAAGACACCTTCGTCGAGGTCGTCGCCGCCCCGTGGTTCCTGCTACCCAACCTGGGCACGGGTTCCCTCAACAACGCCCTGCGTCTGCTCGGCGCGCGCATCGGCCGCGGCGCGTGGATCGACTCCTACTGGTTCCCCGAAACCGACCTCTGCCGCGTGGGCAAGGCCGCGACCGTCGGCCCCGGCTGCGTCGTGCAGACGCACCTCTTCCAGGATCGCGTCATGAGCCTCGATGCAGTCACGCTTGCCGACGGCGCAACGCTGGCAGCCCACTCGGTGGCGCTGCCCGCAGCCTACATCGGGGAATCCGCCACCGTCGCCCCCGGCTCGCTGGTCATGCGCGGCGACCAGGTGCCCGCGGGGACTAGGTGGCAGGGCAACCCGATCGAGCCGATGCAGGCGTAG